In Candidatus Moraniibacteriota bacterium, the sequence ATGAAGGGCTGTTATTGGTGTCCACAACGGCGACTATCGGAATTCCAACTTTCCGGGCTTCCTTGACGGCCAGCTCGTTTTCCTTGACATCAACTACAAATATCGCGCCGGGAAGTTCTATCATGTCCTTAATGCCTCCGATTTTCTTTTCCAGCTTTTCCAGTTCTTCTACTTTCTTTAACTGCTCCAGCTTGGTGTATACTTTAAATTCGCCTTTTTCCAGTTTGGCTTGAGAGTCCTTGAGATATTTGGCCCGGCTTCTGATAACTTTAAAATTGGTAAATGTTCCGCCCAGCCAGCGCTCGGCGACATGGGGCATCTGGCAGCGCCGGGCGGCAGAACGAACAAAGCCCCTGGCCTGCTCCTTGGTGCCAACAAAAAGAATTTGTTTGCCGTCGCTTTTCACTTTCTTGAGAAAGGCCAGCGCTTCTTCCAGTTTCTCCAGTGATTTCTCAAGATCAATAATGCTTATCCCCTTTTTAGTAGTAAAAATGTACGGTTCCATCTGAGGATTTTTGCGCGACTTCTGGTGGCCGAAATGGAGTCCGC encodes:
- the rpsB gene encoding 30S ribosomal protein S2 encodes the protein MEAKKIKQSSDAPSVSKTEPKSASEDYFADFDFGKLELNLETMLKSGLHFGHQKSRKNPQMEPYIFTTKKGISIIDLEKSLEKLEEALAFLKKVKSDGKQILFVGTKEQARGFVRSAARRCQMPHVAERWLGGTFTNFKVIRSRAKYLKDSQAKLEKGEFKVYTKLEQLKKVEELEKLEKKIGGIKDMIELPGAIFVVDVKENELAVKEARKVGIPIVAVVDTNNSPSFVDYPIPANDDAISSIRLVLGYVCKALIES